Within the Streptomyces sp. R41 genome, the region GTACGGATATCCGGCGCCCAGATAGACCATGGCGACGGCGGCCGTGCCGAAGGCCACGAGCACCGGCTGCCGTCGCCGCCACAGCAGCAGGCCCGACCCCACCAGCAGCAGCGTCCGCGCGAAGAAGTCCAGGTGAGCTCGGTCGCCCGCCTGGGAGTGGGCCGCGACATTGGAGCCGATGAGCACGAAGGCGGTCAGCAGCAGCGTGGAGCGCCACGGCCAGTGGGCGCGGCGCTCCTCGTCGTCCCAGCGGTTCCACCCGGGCGGCCCGTGCCGCCACCACGGGGGTGGACCGCCCCACGCCGGGGACCTGGGAGTGCGCTGCTCTTCCATGACCGCCACGCTAGACGGGACGGGGCGTCCGAGGCGTCCGCCGGGCGAGGTGATCAGGCGTACTCCCCGCGGAGTACCGCTGGGCTTGCCGGCGCACGCCCAGCCGGTGGGCGGCGAGGTCCGTCCGAGGCATTCAGGGCCCGGTCGCCCGGCCGGAACCCCTCCCCTTGCCGTTGGCGCCGGTGGTCGTGGTCGTGCCGGTCGGCCGAGGGAACACCAGTCCCACACCGTGGGCGAGCTGATCGGCCGCCTGCCGGAAGAACGTCTCGCGGTCCTCCACGACCCGGTTGAACTGCCCGAACAGTTCGAAACCGATCAGCCCGTAGAGCTGCGCCCACGCGGCCACGAGCGCCGTCACCACCTCCGGCGGAAGGTCGGGCGCGAGCTCGGCGGTCATCCGCTGCGCCTCGGCCTTCAGGTCGGTGGGCAACGGCGGACGGGCCACCCCCTCGCCCTGATGCGCGTCACGGACGATGCCGATCAGGAGCAGGCCCACGCGGGAAGCGGCCGGGACGGTCGTCTCCGGCGCGGTGTACCCGGGCACGGGCGAACCGTAGATGAGCGCGTACTCGTGCGGATGCTCCAGTGCCCACCGGCGCGCCGCCGCGCACACAGCGATCCAGCGCTCCCGGGGACCGGCGTCGGCTACGTCGGCGTGCGCCGACTCCGCGGTCTCGCCAAGGGAGTCGTACGCGTCGATGATGAGCGCGGTCAGCAGGTCGTCGCGGCTGGGGAAGTAGCGGTACAGCGCGGAGGAGACCATGCCGAGCTCGCGGGCCACGGCCCGCAGCGAGAGCTTGGCAGCACCCTCCGCCGCGAGCTGTCTGCGCGCCTCGTCCTTGATGGCCGCGGTGACCTCGATCCTGGCTCGGGCCCGTGCCCCTCGTGCGGTACTCATGCGGGGCAGTGTGCCACATTTCCAGAGCAGTGCACACAAACGAGAGCAGCGAACTAATTCGAGAGCACTGCTCTTGCTTTGGATCACCGATCTCGTGCAGACTGCTCTCAAGCGAGAGCAGTGCTCACAAAACGGAGCGGCGCTCTCTCAATCGATGGGGGTCACCATGTCCACTCACGTCCAGAAGCCGGGCTGGTTCACCGTGAACGTCTTCAACCGAGCGGTCGCCTGGATGACCCGCCGCGGCATCAGCGTCTGGGGCTCCCGGGTCCTGGCCGTGCGCGGCCGCAAGAGCGGCGAGTGGCGCACGACCCCGGTCAATCTGCTCACCGTGGACGGGCAGCAGTACCTGGTCGCCCCCCGCGGCCATGTCCAGTGGACGCACAACATGCGGGCCGCGGGAGGGGGCGAGCTGCGACTCGGCAAGAACGTGGACGCGTTCACCGCGACCGAGGTCGCCGACGACGACAAGGTCCAGCTGCTGCGCGCCTACCTCAAGCGCTGGAAGGCCGAGGTCGGTGTCTTCTTCAACGGCGTCGGCCCCGACTCGTCGAACGAGGAGCTGCGACGCATCGCCCCCGACCACCCGGTGTTCCGGATCACGGTCAAGCCGTGACCCTCTGAGGGCGGGCCGTCCGCCCTACCGGTCGAGCGCGGTCAGGGCGCGCCCGGCCATCGGGTGGCTGCGGACGAGCTCGCCGAGCGAGGTCGAACCGCGCGTTATCCCCGTGAAGGCCTTCCAGGCGGGCCTGAAACTCGTGATCGCCGCGTGGAACATGCCCGGGCGGCGCTCGAAGACGGTCAGCAGGCGCTTGCCGACACTCATCTCGACGCCGAGTCCAGCCTTGATCGCGAAGGCGTAGTTCAACGCCTGGCGCCGGGTGTCCACCGCGTCGTGCGCCTCGGCGATCCGTACCGCCCACTCGCCCGCGAGCCGCCCGGAGCGCAGTGCGAAGGAGATGCCCTCACGGGTCCAGGGTTCGAGCAGTCCCGCCGCGTCACCGCACACCAGCACCCGGCCGCGCGAGAGCGGCGAGTCGTCGGCGCGGCAGCGCGTCAAGTGGCCGGAGGAGATGGCCGGTTCGAAGCCGGCGAGCCCGAGGCGGGCGATGAAGTCCTCCAAGTACCGCTTGGTGGCGGCGCCTTCGCCGCGCGCGGAGATCACGCCGACGGTGAGCGTGTCCCCCTTGGGGAACACCCACCCGTAACTGCCCGGCATGGGGCCCCAGTCAATGAGAACCCGTCCCTGCCAGTCCTCAGCGACCGTCTCCGGCACCGGGATCTCCACCTCCAGGCCGAGATCGACCTGGTCGAGCTTCACGCCGACGTGCGCTCCTATCCGGCTGGCGCTGCCGTCGGCGCCGACGACCGCCCGCGCCAGCACGGTCTCACCGCCCTGCAACACCACCGCGACGGTGCGCCGGTCCGGTACGGCCGACCCGTGCTGTTCGACGCGCGAGACCGTGACGCCCGTACGCAACTCTGCGCCCGCCTTCTGGGCGTGCTCGACGAGCTGCTGGTCGAAATCGGGCCGGTTGATCAGCCCGAACAGCATCTGCTTGGAGCGGCGGGTACGCACGAAGCGGCCGTCGAGCGAGAACGTGACCGCATGCACCCGGTCCCGGAGCGGCAGCTCGAAGCCGGGCGGCAGCGCATCGCGCGAGGGGCCGATGATGCCGCCGCCGCACGTCTTGTAGCGGGGCAGCTCCGCCTTCTCCAGCAATAGGACGCTGCGTCCCGCGACCGCTGCCGCGTAGGCGGCCGAGGCCCCGGCGGGCCCCGCGCCGACCACGACGACGTCCCACACCCGCTGCCCGTCGTCCGCCGAAGAGTTCTCGCTGCTCACGATGGTCTACTGCTCCCAGTCCAGCCGTCTTCCGCACGTGTCTCCCGCATCCTACGGCGGGCATCGCCGCAGGCCGCTGTGGGAGGATCGGCAGCGTATGCGCCCTGCACACCAGTACGCGCGTACGCACCACACGATCACCTGTACACAGAAGTACAACGTCGCACCTACAAGGAGCGTGCCCATGTCGTCGAATCCGGTCGCCGAGACCGTCGCCTCGCTCATGCCCCGGGCGAAGGCGGAGCTCACCGAGCTGGTGGCCTTCAAGTCGGTGGCGGACTTCGACCAATATCCCAAGAGCGAGAGCGAGGGCGCCGCGAACTGGGTCGCCGACGCGCTGCGCGCCGAGGGCTTCCAGGACGTGGCATTGCTCGACACCCCGGACGGCACGCAGTCGGTGTACGGCTTCCTGCCCGGGCCCGAGGGCGCGAAGACCGTCCTGCTGTACGCGCACTACGACGTGCAGCCGCCGCTGGACGAAGCGGCCTGGGTGACGCCCCCGTTCGAGCTGACCGAGCGCGACGGCCGCTGGTACGGACGCGGCAGCGCCGACTGCAAGGGCGGCGTCATCATGCATCTGCTCGCCCTGCGTGCGCTGAAGGCGAACGGTGGCGTTCCGGTGCACGTCAAGGTGATCGTCGAGGGTTCGGAGGAGCAGGGCACGGGCGGCCTGGAGCGGTACGCCGAGGAGCACCCGGAGCTGCTGACCGCCGACACCATCGTCATCGGCGACGCCGGTAACTTCCGGGCCGGGCTGCCGACGGTCACCGCGACCCTGCGCGGCATGACCCTCGTACGCATACAGGTGGACACCCTGGAAGGCAACCTGCACTCCGGGCAGTTCGGCGGCGCGGCCCCCGACGCGCTCGCCGCGCTGATCCGCGTACTGGACTCGCTGCGGGCCGAGGACGGTTCGACGACGGTCGACGGGCTTGTCGGCGACCAGGAGTGGGACGGCCTGCAGTACGAGGAGGAGGCGTTCCGTGAGGACGCCAAGGTGCTCGACGGTGTGGAGCTGATCGGTTCCGGCACGGTCGCCGACCGTGTCTGGGCACGTCCGGCCGTCACCGTCCTCGGCATCGACTGCCCGCCGGTCGTCGGCGCGACTCCGTCCGTGCAGGCGGGCGCCCGCGCGCTGATCAGCCTGCGCGTGCCGCCGGGCATGGACGCGGCGGGGGCGACCAAGCTGCTCCAGGCCCATGTGGAGGCGCACACGCCGTGGGGCGCGCGCGTCAGCACCGAGCAGATCGGCCAGGGACAGGCGTTCCGTGCCGACACCTCCAGCCCCGCGTACGCATCGATGGCCGAGGCGATGGCTGTCGCCTACCCGGGCCAGGAGATGCAGTACGCGGGCATGGGCGGCTCCATCCCGCTGTGCAACACTCTCGCCTCGCTGTACCCGCAGACGGAGATCCTGCTCATCGGCCTCAGCGAGCCGGAGGCGCAGATCCACGCGGTGAACGAGGGCGTCTCGCCGGACGAGTTGGAGCGGCTGTCGGTCGCGGAGGCGCTGTTCCTGCGGAACTACGCCGGAAGCTGAGGCGTTCTCGGGGGACATGAAGCCCCTCGACATGTCGTCGCTGTGCGCCTCGCCGCGCACAGCGACGTGCCCGCATCCTGGCCCTGTGCAGCGACCACGAACTGGGAGAACTGGTCGCTGCGGGCCGGCCCCTCGGCTCCGGTATCGGCGGCAGATCCGCGCTGCTGGACGTCGCGGGCCCTCTCGCTTCCCCTCGGAACTCCACGCGCCGAGCAAAGTCGCGACGTCAGCCGACCGGGACCCCGGCCTCCAGATAGAGCGCCGCTCCGCGTTCGCGCGCCCGCAGGGCCCAGCGCAGCCGCTCGTAGCGCACGGGCGGCAGCAGATCGGCGGCCTCCTGCTCGGTGGCGAAGCGCCAGTCGCGCAGTTCGGGTCCGGGCAGCAGCAGACGGCTCGCCGCTGCCGTGTCGAGTCGGCCGCCGTCGAACAGGAGACGCAGGCCGCCGAATCCGGGGGGCGCCGGCGACTCCCAGTCGACGACGAGAAGGCGGGGCACCTCGTCGAGCGTGATGCCGGTCTCCTCGACGACCTCGCGCATGCCGGCGCGCGCCGGGGCCTCACCGGGTTCGACGACGCCTCCGGGGAATTCCCAGCCGGCCTTGTACGTCGGGTCGACGAGCAGCACCCGGTCCTGCTCGTCGAAGAGGAGCACGCCCGCGGCGACGGTCTCCGCGGTGGGTTCGGGGGTCTGCACGATGTCGCACACGGGTACATCCCCGGTGCGTACGGCATCGGCGATGCGCAGGGCGGTCTCGTACGGGGTGAGCGCGCTGGTGTCCACGGGGTGAGCGTCGGCGGTGAGCCAGGAGGCGAGCGCGGCGCGATAGGGCTCGATGTGGTCGTAGGACCACTGGCGCACGCGCATCTCACCGTCGGGCAGGTCCGGGGGCACCTCGCGCCCAGCTATTCGCTCGCGCAGGATCGTTTCCGCCGGGGCGAGGAGCACGTGCCGTACGGGGATCCGGCGTGCGGCGAGGCCGCCGAAGATCTCGTCGCGGTACTCCTGGCGGAGCAGGGTCGTCGGGACCACGAGGACGCCGCCGAGTTCGGCGAGCATGGCGGCCGCGGTGTCGACCACGAGGCGTCGCCAGATCGGCAGGTCCTGGAAGTCACCGACCTCGGCGAGGCGTTTGGCCGGCAGCAGGTGCGTGAGTGTGCCGCCGATGACCTCGGGGTCGAAGAGCGTGCTGTTCGGGATCAGCTCGATCAGTTCCCGTGCGGTGGTGGTCTTCCCCGCACCGAACGCACCGTTGATCCAGACGATCACGGTTCCCCCTCTTCTGTTGGCCCCCTGTGGCTTGCCCGCTCCACCCTGCCACGGAAACCAGGCCCTGATGAGGGCGCCGACAGCGCGGCGCCGGTGCCCCGTCCCGGGGGCACCGGCGCCATGGTCCGAACCCGTCAGCCGTTGCGTCCCGGTGCCTTCTCGTCCACGGCCGGGCTGTCGCTGCCGATCGTGTGATCGACGGTGCTCAGCGTGTCGTTGACGTTCAGATCGCCGAGGACGTCGCCGTCGACGGCGTGGGACGGGGTGATCGCCGCGACGACGAACCCGGTGGCGAGGGAGGCGATGGCGAGCATGCTGCGCTTCTTCATGCCCGGTTCAACTACGGACCCGACGACGAGTCACGGGTAGGTCACGCAACTTCATCTCGCCCTCATCGGACACATCCACAGCACTACCGTCATCCCACTCGAAACATCCCAGGGGGGACGAGATGACCAATCCGTACACCACACCACAGGCCCCAACCACCCGCACCGCTCCGGGCTGGGCCCGCAAGCGCTACGTCCTGCCCGCGCTCGCCGTGACCCTCTTCATCGGTGTCGGCATAGGCGCGAGTGGCGGGAACAAGACCGAGAACGCCGCGGCGAAGCCCCGCCCGACCGTCACCGCCACAGTCACGGCGGAGGCCACGGCCACCCGGACCGCGATGGAGACGGTCACGGCGACGCCCTCCGCCACCGTGACCGTCCGCACGACGAAGACCGTACGGGCGACCGTCACCGCGCAGCCCGCCGCGGGCGGTGGCGGCACCGACGACAACAGCGGCGGGGGCACCGTGTACTACGAGAACTGCGACGCCGCGCGTGCGGCGGGGGCCGCGCCGGTACGCGTGGGAGACCCCGGCTACGGCCGGCACCTCGACCGGGACGGGGACGGCGTCGGGTGCGAGTGAGGGCGCATCAGCCGGCTCAGTCGAGGGTGAAGGGGTCCCTGGACAGCGACTGCCTCTGGTCGGAGAAAAGCCCTTCCGGCGGCGGCGCGATCGGCAGCGGCTCGTGGTCCTGGTGACCGTCGGCGCAGCGCGCGAACGGCCCTGTGACAGGGTCCATCAGAGCACGCACATGCGGGTCGACGTGGTGGAGCCACCAGTTCGACATCCCCAGGGGACCGTCCCAGCGCAACGCCTCCCAGGCACGCCAGACACAGTCCAGCCGAGAGAGCGCCTCGGCGTGGCGAAACCATTCCGGGCACCATACGCGCCCGGAGTCAGGGGTGGGACTCGGAATGAAATAGACGAACCGGTCGGCTACGAATTCGCTGACGTTCGGATACCACAGTTCCGCCGGGCGGGCGGCGCTCTCCTCGTCCCTCCTGATGTCCTCGGCCGACTCGCCCCGCTCCTCGTCATGGAGTGGTGATGTCATGGCGTCATGCTCCTCTTCGCAGCCGTACGTCAGTGGCCTCGCTGTGAAGGCCGATGCGGTCCAGAACCCTCGCGAGCCGGGTGACGGCCCATCTCAGGTCGGCCTGCCTGCTCGGGTCCCGGTCCACCAGACCCCGGTAGAGGCGGACGGCCCGTCGCGCCGGTGCCACCGCCCGGGCGGCCCGCCGCACGTCGTGTCGGCCGCACAGGCTCAGCGTCCCGGCCAGTCGGGAAAGGAGCCATGCGGTCCGGTCCGGTCGTTCGTCGGAGCGCCCGGCCAGCTCCTGGCAGACCTCCTCCGCCTCGAGCGCGGTGAGCCAGGCCGCGACCTCCTCCCCTGCCATGGCCCGCCCGTCGGCCAGCCGCAGGAGAGCGCGGCACAGGGGCTGCTCGTGGCCGGCCCGGTCCGCGGTGATCAATTGGCGTCGAAGGCGCACCTCGTGCTCCGAGATACGGACGGAGTCGCGGAAGCGGTTCGTCCTCAGCAGCGCACGGCTCAGCTCCGCACAGGTGTTGGCCAGGTCCACCTCATGTCTCGCGTCCCCGGCCGACAGCTCCACGCGCAGCTCATACGCCTCACTCAGTACGGGAACCGCCCGGTCGGCCGTAGCCCAGAACATCCCGTAGCTGGTGCCGAGGTCATGCAGGCAGAAGGCCAGCCCCTGGCGTCCCTCCGCGTCGACGTGGGACAGCCGGCGGTAGAGGGGCAGCGCCTGGCGGAGCAGGATGCGCACCGCGACGTGCCGGTCGTGCTTCCAGTAGAGGTCGGAGCCGTCGTGGAGGCTGGTGGCATACCCCTGCGTGTAGAGGCTGGGGGCGTATTCACTGAGGCGGCGCCCGATGGCAAGGGCCTGGTTCTGGACGGCGAGCGCGTCCGCTGGGCGGCCCAGGACGTCGTAGGAGCGGGCGAGCTTGAGAGCGATTCCGGACTGCGCCTCCAGGTTGCTCGCGCTGAGCGGCAGTCTGGCGCGTGCGCAGATCTCGAGGGCCTCCTTGAATCGCTCCACCGCCGCCTGGTGGTCGCCGGCACCCGCGTGGAAGGTGGCGAGCATGCTGACCGAATGGGCCCAGCCGGGCTCGATGATCCCGTACGGATCGCGTGCCAGAGCCCGCCGATGCTCGATGGCCTCTCCGATGGTCTCCCGCGCCGCGGCGTAATCCCCCTCGTCGAAGTGCTCACAGGCGAGGTTGTGCAGCAGCTGCGCCAAGGTGGAGCGGTGGACTGCGGGAAGATCCCCGGCCAGCGGGCGCAGCAGTTCGATCGCCTCCCGTTCCAGCGCCATGGACTCGCCGCCCGGCCGTGAGGCGGCGTTGTAGTCGACCGCCAGGCCCATCAGAGCGCGCGCGAGGTCGGCGGAATAGGCGTCGCGGTTCTCTCGCGCCAACTGGCGGGAGGTCTCGACCGCCTCCTCGCTCAGAGACAACGACTCCGTATTACGCTGCAGGCGCCAGAGGTTCGCACCTCGTGCCACCAGCGCCTTGGGGAGCAGGAGCGGGTCCAGATCGGGGTGTCCGGCCACCAGTACGCGGGCGCGCCGGACGGCCTCGTCCGTGTGGTCGTCGGACCTGGCGATCTGGTCGAAGGGAATCGAGCTCGGGTCGAGCTGCCAGACCACGTGCGACTGGTTGATGAGTGCCCGCACCAGGCCGCTCTCGCGCTTCTCCCCCTCCTCGCCGCCCTCAGCAGTCAGCGTGCGGAAGAGGCTCAGCGCCTGATCGCCGACGCGGTGCGCCTCCATCAGACATCCGGTCATGCGCAAGGCGTGCGACAGCGCCAGCAGCGAGTCGGCCCGGTCCGCGCGGTGCGTCATCGCTCCGTCGTCCGCCAGCCCCTCGCGGATCGCCGCCGCGTCACCCGCCGCCTGCCGGGCGTCCTCCCAGTCGCCGACCGCCAGGTGCCGCTCGGCCAGGTTGTGCAGCGCCCACGCGCGGTCGCGGAGCGACTGTGGGTCGTCGCCCTTGGCGCGGCACAGCCCGCTCAGTTCGCGAGCGACGTCGAGCGCGTACTCGCGCAGCACATGGGACTGGTCCGGCAGTGTGTCGGAGTGTGCGCGCAGCACGGTGGCGGTCAACGGCGCGTCGGCGGGCACGGAGCGCAGCACCTCGCGCAGCCGGTCGATGACGATGTGCGCCCAGCGCGTGCGGCCCTCGTTGGCGTGGGCCACGGCAGACCGGGCCAGCACGGTGAGGGTCTGCACGCGCTGGTGGTCCGGGGCCCGGGCGAACAGTCTCCCCAGCAGTCCCGCGTCGCGGATGATCTGCTCGGAGGCGTGGTACTCCGCCAGCCGGTCCGGCTCCAGCTGGCCCCAGTAGCGGTCCTCGGACGACGGATACAGGTCACGCAGCCAGTCGGCGATCTCCGAGATGAGCCATGGCGGTTCATCGGGCAGCAGCCGGGCGATGGTCCCCCGAGCCTCCCGCTCCTCCTGTGCGGGACACAGCACGGCCGCCGCCACCGCCTGCGCGAGCAGGTTCTTCTCCCGCCGCCCCATGCCCCGCTCGTCGGCGGTGTCCTGCCAGTACCTCTTCTCGTGGCCCAGGAGCTCGGCCTCCAGCGCGCCGTCCCCGGTCGACCCCTTGTCTCCCTTGGGGGTTCGAGCGCGGCGCAGCAGCGTGACCAGGGCCGCCATCTGCACGGCCAGCGCTGTCTCAGCCCCCGGGCCCGCGCCGGGGCGGCGGGCGACCGGGACGGCGTCCGCGAGCCCGGGCCAGTCGAGGTCCGGCTCGCCGGTCGCCTCCGCCAGGCGGCGGGAGAAGTCCCGGGCCGCCGCCCGGAACGCATGCTCCCGGTCCGCGACGCCGGGGCTGAGCGCGTGCAGCCTGGTCTCGCGGAGGGCGCCGGTCGCTCTGTCCTGCCACGAGCCCAGTGAACGGGCAAGCAGCAGCAGGCGTACCGGATGTCCGGCCTGCTCGGTGTGCTCCCGCAGCTTCCTGACCAGGTCGGGCCGGGTCTCGGCGTAGTCGACGACCAACAGCAGCGGGTGCTGGACGGCGCGCAGCACGTGCAGGTCGCCCGGCTCGCGGGCCACCTGACCGGCGACCCAGCCGAGGCCCCGCAGCCGCGCCATCAGCTGCCGTGCCAGCCGGGTCTTGCCCTGCCCGCCCGGGGCGGTGAGTACGCGGACAGCGGGCAGGCCGTCCGGCTCCGTCCGGCACCACCGCTCCAGGTCGTCGAGCGTGTCCTGTCTGCCGTGGAACGACACCACCTCGGCGTCGGCCCGCAGCAGCATGGTGGGGGAGGACACCTCCCGTTTGGGCGGCGCCGGCTCCAACAGGTGGGCGAGCTCGGCCGGTTCGGGCTGAGGGTCCACTGAGGTCGCCTCGCGGACCACCGCCCGGAAGTCGTCACAGGCCAGCAGGTCCTCGCTGCGGGTGTACGTCAGCCGCGTGCCCTGCCTTGGCCGACGGTCCGCTCGCACGACGCCGATCAGGAGCTTCTCACCGGAAAGGAAGACGGCCGCGCCCGACATCCCGGACCACGGGGTGGACTTCGCGGCGGTCTCCTCGTCGAGCCCCGCGGTGTCGATCTCCAGCAGTCCGGTGGTGTCGTGGATCTCGAAGGGCACGCCACCGTGCGGCCTGATCCGGCCGATCAGCAACTCCCTGTTCCGGCCGGCATTCGTTTTCTGCTGCCGCGGGAATCCCAAAGCGGCGACCTGAATTTCGGACCCGCCCGTCACGCACCGGCCCCAGCGCTGCGGGCGGCGGCCCAGGGCGCCGCGCAGCGAGTCGGGCGTCGGCCATTCCGGGTCGTCGGCCGGGATCTCCAACAGGGCTGCGTCCACGGTGTCGTCATACCGTCGCCACCTGACCTTCGCGGGGGACCGCCCAGCCGACTCCGGGAGGGACACGGTGATCCCCCCTTGCACGTTCAGCGGTGGCAGCAGATGCGCGGCGGTCAGGACGAGCCGCGGCGCGATCAGATAGCCGCTGCCGAAGCTTGCGGCGCGGACCTGGACTACCTGCTGTGTCTGCATGAGTACGCCCCCGGGTTACTCGACTTACTCGACGTCGCCCACGGCCACGTCCCCGCCGCCGCGGTGCTCCGGGTTCAGGCGTAGGGTCACGCGCTGGGTGGACCGTGCCGAGCGCTCCCGGCGGGCGTCGGCCTCCACGACGCCGAACCGCAGCTTCCCGCCGCCGCCCCCTGTCCGCACCAGCTCGATCTCGAACTCCGCGGTGATCTCGCCCAGCACAAAGCGCAGTTGGGAGTCCTGGCCGCGGCGCTGCGCCTCCGACAGCTGGGTTCGCAGCACCTCGATGGCGTCAGCGAGGTCCAACCAGTCCTCGTCGTCCTCACTGCGCATCATGTGCCACCTTCCGACCTCCGACACCACGTCATCATGCGCAGACATCGTAATGCTCTGAGTCTTCAGGAATTCGCAGAACTGTCGTACGGCGCCCTGGTACTTACGTAGGGCTGGCGTGGACGCAGCCGTGCACGACCCGCAGATCGGACGACCAGTCATCGGCGTGCCGTGTACCGCTGCCTGGGTAGGCGGTGCAAGTTCAGCCTCAGCCCTTGGTCGACCCCAGCGTCAGCCCCGCGATGAAGTGCCGTTGCAGCAGCAGGAACACCAGGATCGTCGGGAGGGCGACGAGGACCGAGCCCGCGGCCAGCAGGTTGTAGTCGGTGAAGAACTGGCCGCGGAGGTTGTTCAGGGATGACGTGACGGGGAGCTTGTCGGGGTTGGAGATGAAGATCAGGGCCCAGAGGAAGTCGTTGTAGATCCAGGTGAATTCGAGGGTGCCGAGGGCTGCGAGGGCGGGGCGGCAGAGCGGGAGCGTGATGCGCCAGAACTGGGTCCAGACGCCCGCGCCGTCGACGATGGCGGCCTCCAGGATCTCCTGCGGCAGCGTCCGCATGAAGTTGGCCAGCACGAAGACGCAGAAGCCCAGTTGGAAGCCGATGTTGACGATGATGACGGCCCAGTAGGAGTCATACATCGTGAGTGAGTCGGACATCCACCAGGGCAGCGGGATCTTGTTGAACAGGACGTACAGCGGGGTCACGATCACCTGCTGGGGCAGCAGGTTGCCCGCTGTGAAGAACATCAGCAGCACCAGGCCGCCGCGCAGTTTGAGACGGGAGACCGCGAAGGCGACGAACGAGGCGAGGAACAGGGTGATCAGAACGCCGGGCACGGCGATGAGCAGCGTGTTCGTGAAGTACTTGCCCATGCCCGACTCGGTGTAGGCCCGGCGGTAGTACTCGAAGGACAGGTGCTTGGGGAAGGAGAAGTAGCCGTGCTGTGCCGTCTCCTCGTACGGGCGCAGCGAGGCGTACACGGCGAGCAGGAGGGGCGCGAGGAAAGCCAGGGAGACGCCCATCAGGAAGATGTGCACACCCCAACGGCCCCGGCGCACAGGGGGCTTAGGGGCGTCGACGGGCGCGGCGGCCCGTCGGGTGGCCGCGCCGGCGCGGATGTCGGCTGTCATCGGTCGCGCGCACCTCGCAGCTCTTGGACCAGGAACGTCACGATGAACCCCAGGGAGACGGTGAGCAGGACGACCGCGATCGCCGAGCCGAATCCGATGCGGCTGGCCTCGCCGATGATGTTGTCCGTGATGAGGACCGAGAGAAGTTCCAGGCCGTTGCGGCCCTTGTTCACCGCGTAGACGATGTCGAACGCGCGGAGCGCCTCGATGACCGTGATGACGCCGACGATGACATTGACGGGCCGCAGGGTCGGGAAGACGACGCGGAAGAAGGTCTGGCGGGCGTTCGCGCCGTCGATCGCGGCCGCTTCCTTCAACTGCGGGTCCACGGACTTGAGTCCGGCCAGGTAGAGGATCATGACGTAGCCCGTGTGCCGCCAGCTCG harbors:
- a CDS encoding TetR/AcrR family transcriptional regulator, whose translation is MSTARGARARARIEVTAAIKDEARRQLAAEGAAKLSLRAVARELGMVSSALYRYFPSRDDLLTALIIDAYDSLGETAESAHADVADAGPRERWIAVCAAARRWALEHPHEYALIYGSPVPGYTAPETTVPAASRVGLLLIGIVRDAHQGEGVARPPLPTDLKAEAQRMTAELAPDLPPEVVTALVAAWAQLYGLIGFELFGQFNRVVEDRETFFRQAADQLAHGVGLVFPRPTGTTTTTGANGKGRGSGRATGP
- a CDS encoding nitroreductase family deazaflavin-dependent oxidoreductase, which encodes MSTHVQKPGWFTVNVFNRAVAWMTRRGISVWGSRVLAVRGRKSGEWRTTPVNLLTVDGQQYLVAPRGHVQWTHNMRAAGGGELRLGKNVDAFTATEVADDDKVQLLRAYLKRWKAEVGVFFNGVGPDSSNEELRRIAPDHPVFRITVKP
- a CDS encoding geranylgeranyl reductase family protein, with the translated sequence MSSENSSADDGQRVWDVVVVGAGPAGASAAYAAAVAGRSVLLLEKAELPRYKTCGGGIIGPSRDALPPGFELPLRDRVHAVTFSLDGRFVRTRRSKQMLFGLINRPDFDQQLVEHAQKAGAELRTGVTVSRVEQHGSAVPDRRTVAVVLQGGETVLARAVVGADGSASRIGAHVGVKLDQVDLGLEVEIPVPETVAEDWQGRVLIDWGPMPGSYGWVFPKGDTLTVGVISARGEGAATKRYLEDFIARLGLAGFEPAISSGHLTRCRADDSPLSRGRVLVCGDAAGLLEPWTREGISFALRSGRLAGEWAVRIAEAHDAVDTRRQALNYAFAIKAGLGVEMSVGKRLLTVFERRPGMFHAAITSFRPAWKAFTGITRGSTSLGELVRSHPMAGRALTALDR
- a CDS encoding dipeptidase; the encoded protein is MSSNPVAETVASLMPRAKAELTELVAFKSVADFDQYPKSESEGAANWVADALRAEGFQDVALLDTPDGTQSVYGFLPGPEGAKTVLLYAHYDVQPPLDEAAWVTPPFELTERDGRWYGRGSADCKGGVIMHLLALRALKANGGVPVHVKVIVEGSEEQGTGGLERYAEEHPELLTADTIVIGDAGNFRAGLPTVTATLRGMTLVRIQVDTLEGNLHSGQFGGAAPDALAALIRVLDSLRAEDGSTTVDGLVGDQEWDGLQYEEEAFREDAKVLDGVELIGSGTVADRVWARPAVTVLGIDCPPVVGATPSVQAGARALISLRVPPGMDAAGATKLLQAHVEAHTPWGARVSTEQIGQGQAFRADTSSPAYASMAEAMAVAYPGQEMQYAGMGGSIPLCNTLASLYPQTEILLIGLSEPEAQIHAVNEGVSPDELERLSVAEALFLRNYAGS
- a CDS encoding NUDIX domain-containing protein; translation: MIVWINGAFGAGKTTTARELIELIPNSTLFDPEVIGGTLTHLLPAKRLAEVGDFQDLPIWRRLVVDTAAAMLAELGGVLVVPTTLLRQEYRDEIFGGLAARRIPVRHVLLAPAETILRERIAGREVPPDLPDGEMRVRQWSYDHIEPYRAALASWLTADAHPVDTSALTPYETALRIADAVRTGDVPVCDIVQTPEPTAETVAAGVLLFDEQDRVLLVDPTYKAGWEFPGGVVEPGEAPARAGMREVVEETGITLDEVPRLLVVDWESPAPPGFGGLRLLFDGGRLDTAAASRLLLPGPELRDWRFATEQEAADLLPPVRYERLRWALRARERGAALYLEAGVPVG
- a CDS encoding excalibur calcium-binding domain-containing protein, with the protein product MTNPYTTPQAPTTRTAPGWARKRYVLPALAVTLFIGVGIGASGGNKTENAAAKPRPTVTATVTAEATATRTAMETVTATPSATVTVRTTKTVRATVTAQPAAGGGGTDDNSGGGTVYYENCDAARAAGAAPVRVGDPGYGRHLDRDGDGVGCE
- a CDS encoding DUF4913 domain-containing protein, producing the protein MTSPLHDEERGESAEDIRRDEESAARPAELWYPNVSEFVADRFVYFIPSPTPDSGRVWCPEWFRHAEALSRLDCVWRAWEALRWDGPLGMSNWWLHHVDPHVRALMDPVTGPFARCADGHQDHEPLPIAPPPEGLFSDQRQSLSRDPFTLD